agccTTACGTTCGACGTTTCTTCTTCAGTGACGCTTGCCTCACCTGCACGTACTATTCTTTTAATCTTGTTTTGCCTTTAGAGTCAGATAATTAAATTAGGTAAGTACGAGAAGAGGCGGCCCTAGCACTGAGCCGTGTTGCAGAGATGGCCGCCCGCCGCTGCTGCCCCCTGACGATGCTGCTGGCCGTGCTGTTGGTGACGTCATGCCTCGCACCGCCCGTGGCTGCCAACGCAGCCAGCGTCTGCATCCACAACTGCGCGCAGTGCAAGAAGATGTACGGCCCCTACTTCGAGGGGCAGCTGTGCGCCGACGCATGCCTCAAGTTCAACGGCAAGATGATGCCCGACTGCGAGGACGCCGCCTCCATCGCGCCCTTCCTCAACAAGCTGGAGTAGCCACCGTACAGTCTCTGACTCAATAAACTCTTTCTGGAAAGCTAACATTCGCCAGCTTCTTTACCCCAGCCAGTTACCTGCTCTCCCTCGTGAGCTCCCCGCACCACTCGTAGCAAGAAAGTTACATGCACCAGCCATGGCAAAGCTCCCATCGAAAGCCTCTACATCTTcataatataacaataataatgtcaggagctcgtggtcttgtggtagcttcccgcgcacgaggtcgcgggttcgattcccggtggggtcagggattttctctgcctcgagatgactgggtgttttgtgtatttcatcatcattgactcgctagtcgccgaagtggcgtcagctgaaaaggacttgcaatacggctgcCAAACAACCCCGCATGGGGTatcccggtcaacaatgccatatgatcatttcgtttcaataataataataataatcctagaGAAGATTGGGCTAATACCAGTTACTTCATCAGTAGGGAGTGATGGTACAACTTACCAGGTAAAACGCAAAGAGGTCATCGATACAATAAAGGAGAGGTCGATGTGGAAAAGATTATTTTAGATGGAAAAATAAAGGGAGAGGAATTTGAATAGCGATCTACTTTAGTGAATATTAAACTTGAAATGTTAAAGTTGGAATGAATGTTACATGAATGTTGACAAAGAAGGTTTCCCCCTTCGCTGATAGGACTTTTAAATGGATCTCCACTTTCAGGACTGACCTGCTATGCATATGTTTAGTAAGTTTACTTGTATGATGCAGGTTCGTACCATCATCGTAATGGTCAAATGGTAGCGATACGAAGCTGTAGCCTCTGGACTGCACACCGCTGCTGTTGCATGCCGCTCTCCTGGAAAGCTTATTTATTTTTCACTTTAGTTATGCGTGGCCACCTACACTCTTACCACTGTAGGCTGTATGAACGTAGTCGTCTCAGTTTTGGGGGGAGAAAATTTAGTAAATTACAGTTCCAATGCGAAGATTGCCTATTACGACGTAATTCTCGTAAAGGCTGCCGTACAAGAATACAATTTGATTCGCCCCGATAACACGTCTTTCTATTCCAGTACCTCAAGCGATAGTAAAAAGTATTATTAATCCAGGGTCGAGGATGCTACATCAGCAAAGAGTAGCATCGTCTACACAGAATTTATTCTCGCAGTCACTTCTTTCACTGCAGATACGTCAGTTCTCAAGCGGGCATAGCGGTGGATTCGTTGGACTTCAATCTGTGCCGAAGAACTCTGTCAACCAAGGATGTAGCTAGGATTTTGTCAAAATAGGGAAGGGTCCGATTTCTTAAATAGGATCTTATAAAgattcatgtttttcatttattctgaaaatatCCATTAAGACACAAACCACTTTATTCGAAATTGATCTGGGAGTTTTCACCAAGCGGAATTATAATCTCATTACTTAGCAGTGCTGTATTTTGTCAAAGCTAAGAAGCAGTTATGCTCCACCCTCCTTTCACCGTCCAAGGTCGTTTTACACTCTTCTTTCAGGCTGGATTTGAGACGAGATAGTGACCAGGGATGTAAGGGCGCTAATTTTTTTGGGACACCATGATGATTATTAACAAGGCTTTTGGAAAAAGAGATCTCTGTTCGACAGAGAACCTAGAATAATTTTTGGTTGTGAAAACGCAAAGATTTGTCCTTATTCAGCGTTACAGTTTCCCCAATTTCCTCACGCATCTATCAATTGCAATGTAAGAAGATCATTTTCTGCTTCAAAGAATATTCCAGCAGGCAAATTCACGAGCCTAAATAAGTAgcatttgcaatattttttttatcATATGGCTTTTATTGCCAGGATTTTCCGAAGAGATGATCGTCTCGCCTTCGATGCTACTATTTTCAATTAAGCAGAGGAGCTGCATCTTTAAGGGAATTGCAATGTGTCAGGAAAGAAAAATGTTCGGAATAAGTTGGTTTGTGGCCTGCAGCAGAGGCCCAACTATAGAATTTGCCTGGAATGAAAATGGGAAACCACTGAAAAACCTTTTTAAGGTTGCCAGTGGATTGATTCGAACCATCTCGCTTCCAGAATCCAGAGATTTAAAGCTTAGCGGTTCAACACGCAGAGCCACCTCAAGGCGGTGGAGAAATTGAAAAAACAGGTTGttgtaaattgttttaaaattaaaataaaatgtgtcaCAACAGAAGACTGAATTCCGACagtgaatatttttcttttaattgtgtatgtttagtcatttgatagtgcatgaatgcgtgcatattttaagatttaattgttcATGGAATTGCTCGCTTCAGTTATAGTAGTACAAAAGCGTAAATAGGCTTTTGACAATAGGGGAGGGGGCGGGttgatgaagggcgctgtctgctcgGACGAATTCAAGCAGTCCGCTGAAAAACTTTTTCTCGTCACATATCCCTTCCGCTCTCACAAATCCCTCCCCATCCTACCATGTCAGAGTGGGTTTTCATAACTAAATACCGCCAGGTGACCACAGGACGATATTTTGACATTTCGGTTAGTTATGAAAGAATATTGAGCAAAATTTTCAAGGAAATGCAACCATCGCCATTTggacaatatttttgttgatcaacgtgAGTTTTGGGTGACAGAGTCAAATTCAAGTGTATTTTTACGCACccgattttaatttaatgttacatCTACCGCTTCGCTgcattgtgaaatactgaaatattgcaaccccgAAGTTCTACTAGCTTCGAAATAATGACTTCAGTGCTAGCATTAAACTGCTATAGGTAGATAATTAGGCGTGCGTAAATATTTTTAACTTACGACAATGCTAGCGGACGAATCAAAAtctgttttcctcttctttcttgttacaaattgATCCTTATTAGAAACTATCACTACAGCACACAGCCAAAAACAATAAACGGAAGCGCTTccattaaattcagctgcaattaagaactgaactgattaaaaaaaaaaaacaactgagctCAAGCAAGGCCAACAATTGGTCTCGGCTAAAATAGAGATGGGCGATAGATACTGAAAGTGCTATGGACGTATAAGTAGCTTAAATTTATCGTTGGCCTTGCTGACAATTGATAGTGCGTATCCCTTATTCgtcgtatgattgaaaatcaaaatatctttaaaTTTCACTACATGGCAACTAGATCTTGCTTAGTTTCATTGAGGTGACTTTTTGGGGGCGGTAGGAACGGGCGGATCTGGAACCCCTGAACCCTCGTCTCTCTTTGGCTATGTTCTTGTGTCAACACAGCTAATACACATAATTTGTTTCAAAATCAGCACATTTCTCATCTTTTAATTGTATTTGTATCGTTAGATGGTCATTCGCGATTCCGGAAAAATGTAGTAACGCACGCCACGattctgcgacttatcttagaagcaaggtTGAGGAAAGACAAACTCACATTCCTGACGCTTTGAGATTTAGGGAAATCTGTTTACAAGGTTGATTGGAATACAGTGATTGAACATCTGAAAGTAGCAGGCCAAAAACCCACGGAGGTAAAAGTTGTCTAGACTTACACAGAAATAAGACtcctgttataagagtcgaaggacaagaaagggaagcaagcaatagttgagaagggcGTGAGAATGGCCTGTatcctgtccctgatgttattcaatctgtacctcgaagaagcagtaaaggaaaccagggagaaatttggaaagggaattcatGGGATGAAATAAAAACCCTGAAGTTCACCGAGGACATAATCGTTTCAGAGACGCAAAGGAGTTGgaaaatcagttgaacggaatagacattaCCGAAAAAGATATTCAATATAGCAGAATACGAAACATCTACACAGGCTTTAAAATAAGGAAATGAGAATTAGCAAATCGACGAGAATAAGTAATTATCCAAAAGAGCAACCAAGGACAAATTCAAAGCAAATGTAGGAGCAGAAACACACGGATTAACCAACACGTGTTAACTGACCCGAGCTCAACTCATGCACCTAACGGTTGCCCGATACTAAATCATACACACGGAAAATTCATTAAACTGGCATAACATGTTAATGGCATATAGCACACGGGCCTTTAATTtttaattgacaaaaatattgaagaTACCTACACCCTAAGACTACCTACACCAGTAGTACAGTTACAGGCAAAACTTTCTGGATAAAAGTTAACTGATACTAACAAATTTTGAAGATATCTAAAGTTAAATACAGACACCAGTAGCGTAGCTAAAAGTCAGTCTTTCGAGATCGGGTACTCACAAACAGAACAACGTAAAACGGAAGCCCCCTTAACATAAAAACGTACTGAATTTTTTGGTTGACAACGACAACCTTCCGTGCAAcattcttacaagcttttcacgctGTTTCTGAGCGTTCTGTATATCACAGTGGAACCCACAAAGCGGGTTACTGCAATTACTTACGACTAATCAGTACTTTATGAAAGTGCTTCGTTTATAAGATTGTATGTACGGCCAGCAGTATAAGTCATATCAGCTTACGGCAAGAACACCAAACGAAACTCAGTAGCATAGGGGATTTCACGAACAGTGGCGGACACTTCACTCCAGACTAGAAATGGTGCTCACTGTCATTTCTAGGCGTTGTACATGGCCACGTCCACCAGCCAAGGCAGCAGGAAACATACCCAGTTAACTCCAGAGCATGATGCAAGGAAGCAGGAAACATACCCAGTTAACTCCAGAGCATGGTCCAAGGCAGCAGGAAACACCCAGTCAACGCCAGAGTATGGTCCAGTATTGCACAGGCAGTGGAGAGCAGCGACTCTCCAGTGGGTACAGGAACGCTCCTCAAAGCCAACATCCGACATCCAAACGCGACGAACGGACCAACGCGGCTAGCAAGTTCAGGCCTTGATCCAGAGCGATTTCCGCCCAGACAGTCAAGCACCAGCAGACTGACCTCTAGCGTGAGCTGCGTGCACACATGGATACAGCCATAGGCGCCGTCACAGTGCCACCTACCGAGATGCCAGAGAAACTGTGGTTAGGTAACGAGAGCAAAAAACGTTCAGCTCAGATGTATGGATAATTTATGCTTTGGAAGTTATTTCAATGCTGTTAGAgacagtacaagacgactgtcgtGAGAAATACGACAGACAAAGATCATTCTAGCTTACAGGCATGAAGCAGGACTACTTAGTCACTCAGTCGCCGACACTGTCACACTGCCGATAAAAGAGGAGACGATTTTGGACATGTATCTCTGAATCAAACTCATACTGATTGCGTGGCTACATCATTCTCTGAAATAAATTTCGGGTAGATGAAAAGAGCTGCAAGATTGAAGGTGATTTACCTGTATTTTATAATAAACTGGACCAGTCATATGTTGTAGTAAGGTCATCAATACATAAAGGTTTCCGTCTAAACTATTATGTTGCAAAGGAAAATCTGCCTTCTTTTCTGGTAATTCAAGTCTTTGATTTTTACGAAGGCTTCTCGTGCGCTCTTTAACTGTCGAAACTCACAGAAGAACCAATTTTAGTCTATTCTATAGGGCTGTGCCTGCCACTGTCTTTtaagtacactatgtaatcaaaagtatccggaaacctggctgaaaatgacttacaagttcgtggcgcccaccatcggtaatgctggaattcaatattgtgttggcccaccattagccttgatgacagcttccactgtcgcaggcatacgttcactcagcTGCTGGagcgtttcttggggaatggcagcccattcttcacggagtgttgcactgaaagaggtatcgatgtcggtcggtgaggcctggcacgaagacgacGTTCCAAAAACATCAcgaaggtcttctataggattcaggtcaggactctgcgcaggccagtccattgcaaggatgttattgtcgtgcaaccactccgccatagggcgtgcattatgaacaggtgctcgatcatgttgcaAGAttcaatcgccatacccgaattactcttcaacagtgggaagcaagaaggtgcttcaaacatcaatgtcggcctgtgctgtgatagtgccacgcagaacaaaaaggggtgcaagccccccccccctctcccccatgaaaaacacgaccaccccataacaccaccgcttccgaattttattgATGGCGCTACACagtcgtcatacccacaccctgccatcggatcgccgcattgtgtaccgtgattcgtcactacacacaacgttttcccactgttcaatcgcccaatttttaggctccttacaccaagcgaggcgtcgtttgacatttaccggcgtgatgtgtggcttatgcgcagccgctcgacaatgaagtccaagttttctcacctcttgcctgactgccatagtacttgcagcggatcctgatgcagttaggaattcctgccggacggtctggatagatctctccctattacacattaggaccctcttcaaatgtcggcggtctctgtcagtcaacagacaaggtcggtctgtacgctttcgtgcttacgtgatcccttcacgtttccaattcactataacatcggtaacagtggacctggGAATGTATacaagtgtgaaaatctcgcgtacagacgcatgacaaaaGTGACAACCAattacctgactacgttcgaagtacgtgagttccgcggagcgccccattgtgctctctcacgatgtctaatgactactgaggtcgctgatatggagtacctgtcagtaggtggcagcaccataCACcaaatatcaaaaacgtatgtttttggggtgtccggatacttttgatcacatagtgtagctgtgtCTTTAACTTCTCTCTAGGTGGGGAACTAATAAAACTCTTCACTGTAAATTATCTCCTGCGTTCCAGTTTAATGAGTGATAAATAGTACAGGAAACTAGTTTTTGTGGCACCACTGGCTCTCTTGCCGTTAAACTGATAATGACGTCGCTATGATG
This sequence is a window from Schistocerca americana isolate TAMUIC-IGC-003095 chromosome 4, iqSchAmer2.1, whole genome shotgun sequence. Protein-coding genes within it:
- the LOC124613972 gene encoding eclosion hormone-like; the protein is MAARRCCPLTMLLAVLLVTSCLAPPVAANAASVCIHNCAQCKKMYGPYFEGQLCADACLKFNGKMMPDCEDAASIAPFLNKLE